The following coding sequences are from one Photobacterium angustum window:
- the ugpE gene encoding sn-glycerol-3-phosphate ABC transporter permease UgpE, producing MVERRPLFNFCCHLLLILGVISIALPVWLAVVATTHENHDFATSTPLWFGDLGLSVFKDLLSGHTAFSDKSLSINGLLLNSFIMALCITVGKLTISIMSAYAVVFFRFRGRMIAFWLIFFTLMLPVEVRIMPTFEVISNLGMLNSFSGLTIPLIASATATFLFRQFFLTIPNELVEAARIDGAGPIKFFFDILLPLSRTNIAALFVITFIYGWNQYLWPLLITTDTHYFTIVMAIKQMTGVVDGVIEWNKIMATTIIAMLPPVIVVIAMQKAFVKGLVDSEK from the coding sequence ATGGTAGAAAGAAGACCTCTTTTTAATTTTTGTTGTCATCTATTGTTGATACTTGGCGTGATTTCTATCGCGTTACCAGTATGGTTAGCAGTTGTGGCAACGACACACGAGAATCATGATTTCGCGACTAGTACTCCGTTATGGTTTGGTGATCTTGGACTTAGTGTTTTTAAAGATTTACTGAGTGGACATACGGCTTTTAGTGATAAGTCTTTATCCATAAATGGGCTATTACTTAACTCGTTTATTATGGCGCTGTGTATCACTGTGGGTAAATTAACAATCTCTATTATGTCTGCTTATGCGGTGGTTTTCTTCCGTTTTCGCGGCAGGATGATTGCTTTTTGGTTGATCTTTTTCACCCTGATGTTGCCTGTTGAAGTGCGTATTATGCCGACTTTTGAGGTGATCAGTAATTTGGGGATGTTGAATTCATTTTCAGGCTTAACCATTCCATTGATTGCCAGTGCAACAGCCACGTTCCTATTCAGGCAGTTCTTTTTAACGATTCCCAATGAACTCGTTGAAGCCGCACGGATTGATGGTGCAGGTCCAATAAAATTCTTTTTCGATATTTTATTACCATTATCACGCACCAATATCGCAGCCTTATTTGTGATCACTTTCATCTACGGTTGGAACCAATATTTATGGCCGTTATTGATCACGACGGATACCCATTATTTCACTATCGTCATGGCGATCAAGCAAATGACAGGAGTGGTTGATGGTGTCATTGAATGGAACAAAATTATGGCAACCACGATTATCGCAATGCTACCACCAGTCATTGTCGTTATAGCAATGCAAAAAGCCTTTGTTAAAGGCCTAGTTGATTCGGAGAAATAA
- a CDS encoding DMT family transporter: MKTQPFHLSLAMAGGVTLASMIALNSHMAFFSSPLLASWVAHGIGAVVSLIVLMIASILIGKKISLLPKTKTPIWAYLGGIPGAFTVILAAITVNSPLGLSGSLALIMAGQVLFGLVCDSFGLFGLVKRTVNSHDFIALILMVAGCLMTLFGRG, translated from the coding sequence ATGAAAACTCAACCATTTCATTTATCTCTAGCGATGGCTGGGGGAGTAACACTCGCCAGTATGATCGCACTTAATAGTCATATGGCATTTTTTAGCTCCCCTTTACTTGCATCTTGGGTTGCACATGGCATCGGTGCTGTGGTCTCTCTTATTGTATTGATGATCGCCAGTATTTTAATTGGGAAAAAAATATCGTTATTACCTAAAACTAAAACCCCAATTTGGGCTTATTTAGGAGGTATACCAGGCGCTTTCACTGTGATTTTGGCTGCGATTACTGTTAATAGTCCATTGGGATTGTCTGGTTCACTCGCACTGATCATGGCAGGTCAGGTGCTATTTGGACTTGTTTGCGATTCTTTTGGCTTGTTTGGTTTGGTTAAACGGACAGTGAATTCTCATGATTTTATTGCATTAATCTTGATGGTAGCAGGTTGTTTAATGACATTATTCGGTAGGGGGTAA
- a CDS encoding chloramphenicol phosphotransferase CPT family protein: MHPDVILLNGTGSSGKTSLAKELQELLSIQYLNFSIDSVLYALPPTDLRLMIEGKPINRSGYDYGRLTEGYHNSVKGLLEAGCKLIIDNAWINEDEIKALERTLSGFHVVRVKVMCQLNVCVARELARGDRAIGLAESEYPLVHKFMNYDVTIDTSDIKPKEAAMHLLKKLELD; this comes from the coding sequence ATGCATCCAGACGTAATTTTGCTCAATGGAACAGGAAGTTCTGGTAAAACAAGCTTAGCTAAGGAGCTACAAGAATTATTATCAATACAATATTTAAATTTTAGTATTGATAGTGTTTTATATGCTTTACCTCCAACAGATCTAAGACTAATGATAGAAGGAAAGCCTATAAACCGTTCTGGATACGATTATGGTCGATTAACCGAAGGCTACCACAATAGTGTTAAAGGGCTACTAGAAGCTGGTTGTAAACTCATTATCGATAATGCTTGGATAAATGAAGATGAAATTAAAGCACTAGAAAGAACGTTGAGTGGCTTTCATGTAGTACGAGTCAAAGTAATGTGCCAATTGAATGTTTGTGTCGCACGAGAATTAGCTCGAGGGGATCGTGCAATAGGCTTAGCTGAATCTGAGTATCCATTAGTTCATAAATTTATGAATTATGACGTAACAATCGATACAAGTGATATAAAGCCAAAAGAAGCAGCAATGCATTTACTTAAGAAATTAGAACTCGATTGA
- a CDS encoding sulfite exporter TauE/SafE family protein: MEIILGILALVTSMIAAVVGFGGGMLLIAFLPSFLAPSLIIPTHGLVQLASNSSRMLFSINKVRWGLLPRFLIGSVFGSLVIGYGLSHISMDYVPLGIGLYILLNLWNPRFSKAVSKYENYYLIGFLQTGLGLVIGAPGPLALTVLTKQLKCKDEIIATSSLFMSISHLAKIPVYLVLSSELLADVPVIVVMVIGAVMGSYIGTKLRFKANNAVLVKMIKILLTLLALRMIVEVLF, translated from the coding sequence ATCGAAATTATATTAGGGATACTTGCTTTAGTAACTTCTATGATCGCCGCCGTCGTCGGGTTTGGTGGCGGTATGTTATTGATTGCTTTTCTACCTTCATTTCTTGCGCCAAGCCTTATCATCCCTACTCACGGGCTTGTTCAATTAGCAAGTAACTCATCTAGGATGCTGTTTTCAATTAATAAAGTGAGGTGGGGGCTGCTACCACGCTTCTTAATTGGCTCGGTGTTCGGTTCACTTGTCATCGGTTATGGTTTGTCTCATATATCGATGGATTATGTTCCATTGGGTATCGGTCTGTATATTTTACTTAACTTATGGAATCCGCGTTTTTCTAAAGCTGTCAGTAAGTATGAAAACTATTACTTGATCGGCTTTCTACAAACAGGATTAGGGCTTGTTATTGGTGCTCCTGGCCCGCTTGCTCTGACGGTGTTAACGAAACAGCTTAAGTGTAAAGATGAAATCATAGCGACCAGTTCGTTATTTATGTCTATCAGTCATTTAGCCAAGATCCCCGTGTACCTTGTACTTTCCTCGGAACTCCTTGCTGATGTACCTGTCATTGTTGTTATGGTTATAGGGGCGGTGATGGGGTCATATATAGGTACAAAGCTTCGCTTCAAGGCAAATAATGCCGTTCTTGTTAAAATGATAAAGATATTACTGACGCTATTAGCTCTGCGTATGATAGTTGAAGTTTTATTTTAA
- a CDS encoding glycerophosphoryl diester phosphodiesterase, which yields MKITAHRGFSSLAPENTLAAMKEAINYGCEWIEIDVQLSADHVPMVIHDKTVNRCSNGKGEVRNLSKIELKQLDAGSWFSDDFKGETIPTLEEVLQLTSEAKVALNIELKIHAGDCIHLLCEKVAEVINKLNIEPELMLFSSFDQSALFIIKQHLPHVRRGQLWETIPNNHADVLSELDAFSVHCDYRYLTEEKAKAVKRLGYQLYCYTPNQPELVEELWTWGVDMMITDTPHRYLASK from the coding sequence ATGAAAATTACAGCTCACCGTGGTTTTTCTAGCTTAGCCCCTGAAAACACCCTTGCAGCGATGAAAGAAGCGATTAACTATGGCTGTGAGTGGATTGAAATTGACGTTCAATTAAGTGCTGATCACGTTCCTATGGTAATACACGACAAGACAGTAAACCGTTGCAGTAACGGCAAAGGAGAAGTGAGAAACTTGTCAAAAATAGAACTAAAACAGCTAGATGCTGGCTCTTGGTTTAGCGATGATTTTAAGGGTGAAACCATACCGACATTAGAAGAAGTATTACAGCTAACAAGTGAAGCTAAGGTCGCGTTAAATATAGAATTAAAAATTCACGCAGGAGACTGTATTCATTTGCTATGTGAAAAAGTTGCTGAAGTGATTAATAAGCTAAATATTGAACCTGAGTTGATGCTTTTCTCTAGTTTTGACCAATCAGCACTCTTCATTATAAAGCAGCACCTTCCTCACGTAAGAAGAGGTCAATTGTGGGAAACGATCCCAAACAATCACGCTGATGTTTTAAGCGAGCTAGACGCTTTTAGTGTCCATTGTGACTATCGTTATTTAACAGAAGAAAAGGCAAAAGCAGTAAAACGTTTAGGTTATCAGCTTTACTGTTACACCCCAAACCAACCGGAACTTGTTGAAGAACTCTGGACATGGGGAGTTGATATGATGATCACCGATACGCCACACCGTTATCTAGCATCAAAATAA
- a CDS encoding DeoR/GlpR family DNA-binding transcription regulator, with product MDDLSTRQQQIMTLIHKQEYCSIEELAQQFEITPQTIRRDINLLCQQGIAMRHHGGVGLPVTLSNRSYDARQITNKDEKQEIAKNVAKAIPNGCTLFLGIGTTIACIAEQLVNHQELRVVTNNFQAAHTLSKFENIETWIPSGRIRANGGDIVDDTVLNYFSQFAADIGIIGCAGISELPYASPQTTYSAEKKQAVAMEHELRESRVSQAILENSQQTWLVANHTKWQRKASTKVAPLCQFDRVFTNSTKENQLS from the coding sequence ATGGATGATTTAAGTACCCGTCAACAACAAATAATGACGTTAATACATAAGCAAGAATATTGCTCAATTGAAGAATTAGCGCAACAGTTTGAAATAACGCCCCAGACGATCAGACGCGACATTAACTTACTTTGCCAACAAGGGATCGCTATGCGTCATCATGGTGGCGTTGGCCTTCCTGTTACGTTGAGCAATCGAAGTTACGATGCAAGACAAATTACTAATAAAGATGAAAAGCAAGAGATTGCGAAAAACGTCGCTAAAGCTATCCCCAATGGGTGTACATTATTTTTAGGTATCGGAACCACCATTGCATGTATCGCAGAGCAATTAGTTAACCACCAAGAATTACGTGTAGTGACGAATAACTTTCAAGCTGCGCATACACTCTCTAAGTTCGAAAATATAGAAACTTGGATACCTAGTGGCAGAATAAGAGCGAATGGTGGTGATATTGTCGACGACACGGTACTCAATTACTTTAGTCAATTTGCAGCAGACATCGGTATTATTGGCTGTGCGGGTATCAGTGAATTACCTTACGCCTCACCTCAAACCACCTATTCGGCAGAGAAAAAGCAAGCTGTTGCGATGGAGCATGAGTTAAGAGAAAGCAGAGTTAGTCAGGCTATTTTAGAAAATTCACAACAAACTTGGTTAGTCGCAAATCATACGAAATGGCAACGTAAAGCCAGTACAAAAGTTGCTCCTCTTTGCCAGTTTGATCGTGTATTCACTAACAGTACCAAAGAGAACCAACTATCATAA
- a CDS encoding GNAT family N-acetyltransferase — protein sequence MYTTRKAENSDYEFLFELKKSAEFKPIKAVFGWNENIQRKIHREEWDEEKPFIIEVDGVAAGSYLVQFHAEHLYFCRFFLLPKYQGRGIGSQVLKTVIELANQKSLPIKLSYLQGNRVGQLYKRFGFEITGQDKEFVYMLKPCCA from the coding sequence ATGTATACAACCCGAAAAGCAGAAAATAGTGATTATGAGTTCCTGTTCGAACTTAAGAAATCAGCAGAATTTAAACCGATTAAAGCAGTCTTTGGTTGGAACGAAAATATTCAAAGAAAAATTCATCGTGAAGAGTGGGACGAAGAAAAGCCGTTCATAATTGAAGTCGATGGAGTCGCAGCGGGGAGTTACCTTGTACAATTCCACGCTGAACACCTGTACTTTTGTCGTTTTTTCTTGTTACCAAAGTATCAGGGTAGAGGCATTGGTAGCCAAGTCTTGAAAACTGTTATTGAATTAGCTAATCAAAAGTCATTGCCTATTAAGCTCAGTTATTTACAAGGAAACCGAGTGGGACAATTATATAAAAGATTCGGTTTCGAGATTACTGGGCAAGACAAAGAGTTTGTATACATGCTCAAACCATGCTGTGCATGA
- a CDS encoding sn-glycerol-3-phosphate import ATP-binding protein UgpC, with protein MSTLTLNKIAKSYPNGFKAIHELNLDISDGEMVVLVGPSGCGKSTLLRMIAGLEDISSGDLSIDTTRVNDLEPGERDIAMVFQNYALYPHMTVFNNMAYGLRNRKTPKHEIERLVNEAATMLELDHLLDRKPNQLSGGQRQRVAMGRAIVRHPKVFLFDEPLSNLDAKLRVQMRLEIKKLQRRLGTTSVYVTHDQVEAMTLADKLVVLNKGNVEQVGTPIEIYDNPASLFVATFIGSPSMNILDANMTSQGIELNGRVKSLSAKPVEQKKVKLGLRPEHLQIDNEQPWFNVEVEFIEALGADLLLYCQTQEAQSQQLVLRVEGHSPIKMGDSLGVNIKPENIHLFDCDTSKRIPYDHFKQNEEVILGVVNG; from the coding sequence ATGTCTACTTTAACGCTTAATAAAATTGCGAAATCTTACCCTAATGGTTTTAAAGCAATTCATGAACTGAACCTTGATATTTCAGACGGTGAAATGGTGGTATTAGTTGGTCCAAGTGGTTGTGGTAAATCAACATTACTTCGAATGATTGCAGGGCTTGAAGATATATCATCAGGTGATTTAAGCATAGATACGACACGGGTCAACGATCTCGAACCGGGTGAGCGTGATATTGCGATGGTTTTTCAAAACTATGCCTTATATCCCCATATGACGGTATTTAATAACATGGCTTATGGTTTACGTAACCGTAAAACGCCAAAACACGAGATTGAACGATTAGTCAATGAAGCGGCGACTATGTTAGAGCTTGACCATTTATTGGATCGCAAACCTAATCAATTATCGGGTGGTCAACGTCAGCGTGTTGCTATGGGTCGGGCTATTGTAAGGCACCCTAAAGTGTTCCTTTTTGATGAGCCATTATCAAATCTCGACGCTAAGTTACGTGTTCAAATGCGCCTTGAAATCAAAAAGCTACAACGTCGTCTTGGTACGACATCAGTATACGTTACGCATGATCAGGTAGAAGCAATGACACTGGCTGATAAGTTAGTGGTGTTGAACAAAGGTAACGTCGAGCAAGTGGGGACACCAATAGAAATTTATGACAACCCAGCATCTTTATTTGTTGCGACATTTATTGGCTCTCCTTCTATGAACATTCTTGATGCGAATATGACGTCTCAAGGTATTGAGCTAAATGGACGTGTAAAATCACTATCAGCAAAACCTGTAGAACAAAAGAAAGTGAAGCTTGGGCTGCGTCCGGAACATCTACAAATCGATAATGAGCAGCCTTGGTTTAACGTTGAAGTAGAGTTTATTGAAGCATTAGGAGCTGACTTATTGCTTTACTGCCAGACACAAGAGGCGCAATCACAGCAGCTCGTTTTAAGAGTAGAAGGGCACAGCCCAATAAAAATGGGCGATAGCTTGGGAGTAAATATCAAACCTGAAAATATCCATTTATTTGATTGTGACACTTCAAAACGTATACCTTATGATCACTTCAAACAAAATGAAGAAGTGATTCTTGGAGTGGTGAATGGTTGA
- a CDS encoding Gfo/Idh/MocA family protein: MNNQKACWGIAGLGKIAHRFVSDLTMQVDNAELYAVAARDKQRADSFSNQYGCQRSYGSYIELANDANVDIVYIATIHPFHKGLVELFLNKGKHVLVEKPAFTNLQDWDAMSTLAEEKGLLLVEAMKTVAFPAYQAMKQFIKENKVEINAIEASFGNWHEFDSDWHLFNPKLCGGATLDVGVYGLWFYADLCRLTNTPIEKPAVEYVNDNSQSEVDENVVFKFDGQIKGEICASITRNLKREAIIRGPELEIVIHNKWWNPKKIDISFKGEQTQISAAVSGGGFEYEIEHISSLILNKINYSDVMCKKTSRQVISIMEESLVENGFDYLVCSKPSSN, from the coding sequence TTGAATAATCAGAAAGCATGCTGGGGTATTGCAGGACTTGGTAAAATTGCACATCGCTTTGTTTCAGACCTGACTATGCAAGTCGACAATGCTGAACTCTACGCTGTTGCGGCACGAGATAAACAGCGAGCTGATAGCTTTTCAAATCAATATGGTTGCCAAAGAAGTTATGGCTCCTACATAGAACTCGCAAACGACGCTAATGTAGATATTGTCTATATCGCGACTATTCACCCATTTCATAAAGGCTTGGTAGAATTATTTCTTAATAAAGGAAAGCATGTTCTTGTAGAGAAACCAGCATTCACAAACTTACAAGATTGGGATGCTATGTCGACGCTTGCTGAAGAAAAAGGGTTACTTTTAGTGGAAGCAATGAAAACAGTCGCATTTCCAGCTTATCAAGCAATGAAGCAGTTTATAAAAGAAAACAAGGTAGAAATTAACGCTATAGAAGCTTCCTTTGGTAATTGGCATGAGTTCGATAGTGATTGGCACTTATTTAATCCAAAGTTATGTGGCGGGGCTACTTTAGATGTTGGTGTATACGGTCTCTGGTTTTACGCTGATTTGTGTCGATTAACAAATACTCCTATAGAGAAACCAGCTGTCGAGTACGTTAATGATAATAGCCAAAGCGAAGTCGATGAAAATGTTGTGTTTAAGTTTGATGGCCAGATAAAAGGTGAAATTTGCGCATCGATCACGCGTAACCTCAAACGAGAAGCCATCATTCGAGGGCCTGAACTAGAAATTGTTATTCATAATAAATGGTGGAACCCAAAGAAAATCGACATATCGTTTAAAGGTGAACAAACACAAATTTCAGCGGCTGTAAGCGGAGGTGGGTTTGAATACGAGATAGAGCATATATCTTCGCTAATTCTAAATAAGATCAATTATTCGGATGTCATGTGTAAAAAAACGAGTCGGCAAGTTATTTCTATTATGGAAGAGTCTCTCGTTGAGAATGGCTTTGACTATCTAGTTTGTTCGAAACCCTCAAGTAATTGA
- a CDS encoding HAD-IIB family hydrolase, translated as MVESLDKVDVHQLNKLKWLLTDVDDTLTWEGKLPPETLQALSKLEAVGVNVIAVTGACAGWCDQMAKLWPLHGVIGENGAFWMRKDQQGFTTHYIRNAEMMKREQQVLSHAIESLLLDYPDVSLSLDQPFRFCDVAVNIAQDRVPLPSDVTKTILEEIKHLDIEGQRVHATQSSIHINAWVGNHSKQQTSEAYLKQFSPHEKLDLTEVSYVGDSLNDEGMFAWLPLTFGVNNIRALLPKLIHHPKFITAENGGYGFAELAEKIVKAKQTN; from the coding sequence ATGGTTGAGTCATTGGACAAAGTAGATGTTCATCAGTTGAATAAGCTGAAATGGTTACTGACAGATGTCGATGATACGTTAACTTGGGAAGGTAAATTACCACCAGAAACGTTACAGGCATTAAGTAAGCTTGAAGCCGTTGGTGTTAACGTTATTGCTGTTACGGGCGCATGTGCAGGCTGGTGCGATCAAATGGCAAAGTTATGGCCTTTACATGGTGTTATTGGCGAAAATGGCGCGTTTTGGATGCGTAAAGATCAGCAAGGTTTTACGACACACTATATTCGTAACGCTGAGATGATGAAAAGAGAGCAACAAGTACTGAGCCATGCTATTGAGAGTTTGTTACTGGATTATCCAGATGTAAGTTTGAGCCTTGATCAGCCTTTTCGATTTTGTGATGTTGCTGTCAATATTGCACAAGATAGAGTGCCGTTACCTTCGGATGTAACAAAAACCATTCTTGAAGAAATAAAGCATCTTGATATTGAAGGGCAGAGAGTTCATGCAACACAAAGCTCAATTCATATTAATGCTTGGGTCGGTAATCATAGTAAACAGCAAACGAGTGAAGCTTACTTAAAGCAATTTTCACCACATGAAAAACTTGATTTAACTGAAGTCAGTTATGTCGGCGATTCTTTAAATGATGAAGGTATGTTTGCATGGCTGCCATTAACATTTGGTGTTAATAATATCCGCGCATTATTACCAAAGTTAATTCATCACCCCAAATTTATTACGGCAGAAAATGGGGGGTATGGATTTGCCGAATTAGCGGAAAAGATAGTTAAGGCAAAACAAACCAATTAA
- a CDS encoding DUF6500 family protein, which translates to MRTTLRNKIIDVCDKKIASKGENVGVSFYAFFKNKNDDPDLLMEAAKWWIETHQLDHFEKASKIRDLVKKGNN; encoded by the coding sequence ATGAGAACAACCCTAAGAAATAAAATTATCGATGTGTGCGATAAGAAAATAGCCAGTAAAGGTGAAAATGTAGGCGTGTCATTTTACGCTTTTTTCAAAAACAAAAATGACGATCCTGACTTGTTAATGGAAGCTGCTAAATGGTGGATTGAAACGCATCAGCTCGATCATTTTGAAAAAGCATCTAAAATTAGAGATTTAGTCAAGAAGGGAAATAATTAA
- the ugpA gene encoding sn-glycerol-3-phosphate ABC transporter permease UgpA gives MSSPVVFKNKWLPFFLIAPQLLITFVFFIWPAGQAIYQSSLLEDAFGMSQEFVGLENFMNLFHDPNYLDAFFTTLQFSISVAVLALVCALILSALAEQIIRGSLAYRTFLIWPYAVAPAVAGSLWLFLFDPTIGVFTDMLHFLGVDWNPKLNGSHAMWMVIITSTWKQISYNFLFFLAALQSVPKSLHEAAAIDGSGPIKRFLTISFPLISPTSFFLLVVNFVYAFFDTFAIIHAMTQGGPSNSTSTLVYKVFNDGFIGLDLGGSAAQSVILMILVALLTVIQFKYVEKKVAY, from the coding sequence ATGTCATCCCCTGTTGTATTTAAAAACAAATGGCTTCCGTTTTTCCTTATTGCGCCACAACTTCTGATCACGTTTGTGTTCTTTATTTGGCCAGCAGGACAAGCTATTTATCAATCATCTCTACTTGAAGATGCTTTTGGTATGAGCCAAGAATTTGTTGGTCTCGAAAACTTCATGAACCTGTTTCATGATCCTAATTATTTAGATGCTTTTTTTACGACGCTCCAGTTCAGTATTAGTGTTGCCGTATTAGCATTAGTTTGTGCATTAATATTATCGGCATTAGCCGAGCAAATTATCCGTGGTTCATTAGCCTATCGAACATTTTTAATCTGGCCTTACGCTGTAGCACCGGCTGTTGCTGGTTCATTGTGGCTATTTTTATTTGATCCAACGATTGGTGTGTTTACCGATATGCTGCATTTCTTGGGCGTAGATTGGAATCCTAAACTCAATGGCAGCCATGCGATGTGGATGGTGATCATTACTTCGACTTGGAAGCAAATCAGTTATAACTTTCTGTTCTTCCTAGCGGCATTGCAATCTGTTCCTAAATCATTACACGAAGCCGCAGCCATCGATGGCAGTGGCCCGATTAAGCGTTTCTTAACGATCAGTTTCCCACTGATCTCCCCAACGAGCTTTTTCCTATTAGTCGTGAACTTTGTGTACGCCTTTTTTGATACCTTCGCGATTATTCATGCGATGACACAAGGCGGGCCAAGTAATAGCACCTCGACCTTGGTTTACAAGGTATTTAATGATGGCTTCATCGGATTAGATTTAGGTGGCTCTGCGGCTCAGTCAGTGATCCTAATGATATTGGTTGCTTTATTAACGGTTATTCAATTTAAGTATGTTGAAAAGAAGGTAGCGTACTAA
- the ugpB gene encoding sn-glycerol-3-phosphate ABC transporter substrate-binding protein UgpB: protein MAFKHIAGLAVTAALMSTQVQAKTEIEWWHAMGGALGKKVNEIADNFNASQSEYEIKPVYKGTYAETMTGAIAAFRAKEQPAIVQVFEVGTATMMGAKKAVYPVYELMADTKEPFNKNDYLSAVTGYYTTNDGKMLSLPFNSSTPVLYYNKEMFAKAGITTPPKTWKQVEEDSRKLIASGAKCGFSTTWQSWTQIENFGARNNVAMATNNNGFDGVDTKFTFNNAPFVKHIEQMGKWAKEGLFKYGGRQSDGMPLFYTGECAMTMGSSAGLAGIQENMKGVDVGVAQLPYDDELVKKPQNTIIGGASLWVLRGHSKEEYKGVAKFFTYLSSPAVQADWHQFSGYLPITEKAYELTQKQGFYKTHPGTDVAVKQMTSTTPTVNSKGLRFGNFLQTRDIINEELEAVWAGKISAKEALDNAKSRGDAQLRRFERTQKS, encoded by the coding sequence ATGGCTTTTAAACATATTGCAGGACTTGCCGTTACAGCGGCGCTAATGAGTACACAAGTGCAAGCAAAGACCGAAATTGAATGGTGGCATGCTATGGGTGGGGCATTAGGTAAAAAGGTAAATGAAATTGCCGACAACTTTAATGCCAGCCAATCTGAATACGAGATTAAACCTGTTTATAAAGGTACTTATGCCGAAACGATGACAGGTGCAATTGCTGCATTTAGAGCGAAAGAGCAGCCTGCTATTGTACAAGTTTTCGAAGTAGGCACTGCCACTATGATGGGAGCTAAGAAAGCGGTTTATCCTGTATATGAATTAATGGCTGATACCAAAGAACCTTTTAACAAAAACGATTATTTATCAGCTGTAACAGGTTATTACACTACTAACGATGGCAAAATGTTATCGTTGCCATTTAACAGTTCAACCCCAGTGCTTTATTACAACAAAGAAATGTTTGCTAAAGCGGGGATTACCACTCCACCCAAAACATGGAAACAAGTAGAAGAAGATTCTCGTAAGCTGATTGCTTCAGGTGCTAAATGTGGCTTTAGTACAACATGGCAGTCATGGACGCAAATCGAAAACTTCGGTGCAAGAAACAATGTTGCTATGGCAACCAACAACAATGGCTTTGATGGTGTAGATACTAAATTTACCTTTAATAATGCGCCTTTCGTTAAACATATTGAACAGATGGGTAAGTGGGCTAAAGAAGGTCTGTTCAAATATGGTGGACGTCAGTCTGATGGTATGCCGCTTTTCTATACGGGTGAATGTGCGATGACCATGGGCTCATCTGCGGGTCTGGCTGGCATTCAAGAGAATATGAAAGGGGTAGATGTCGGTGTTGCACAGTTACCTTATGATGATGAATTAGTGAAAAAACCACAAAACACCATTATTGGTGGTGCATCGTTATGGGTACTTCGTGGACACTCAAAAGAAGAATACAAAGGTGTTGCTAAGTTCTTTACCTACCTTTCAAGCCCTGCGGTTCAAGCTGATTGGCACCAATTCTCTGGTTACTTACCAATCACAGAAAAAGCGTACGAACTCACCCAAAAGCAAGGCTTTTACAAAACTCACCCGGGGACAGATGTTGCTGTTAAGCAGATGACATCAACAACACCTACGGTTAATTCAAAAGGCTTACGCTTCGGTAACTTCTTACAAACGCGCGACATTATTAATGAAGAACTTGAAGCCGTATGGGCGGGTAAAATTTCGGCAAAAGAAGCATTAGATAATGCGAAAAGCCGAGGTGATGCGCAGCTTCGTCGCTTTGAAAGAACTCAAAAATCATAA
- a CDS encoding DMT family transporter translates to MMTLVIFLALLNGCCISFCRVLNGRLSQDTSAFYASFWNHVVGFIFLSFVVYFSSTVPVKTIMDAPVIAWLGGVMGALFVALNSYVLSKVGATLTVILVITGQLLTGVVWDAISNGVELAPLLGILCILMGILVTKRGQDQKANIKG, encoded by the coding sequence ATGATGACGCTAGTTATATTTCTTGCACTATTGAATGGTTGTTGTATCAGTTTTTGCCGAGTGCTTAATGGAAGACTTAGTCAGGATACCAGCGCATTTTATGCATCGTTTTGGAATCATGTTGTAGGGTTTATTTTTCTGAGTTTTGTCGTTTATTTTTCATCTACTGTTCCGGTTAAAACCATTATGGATGCTCCTGTGATAGCTTGGCTTGGCGGTGTGATGGGGGCTTTGTTTGTCGCTCTTAATAGTTATGTGTTATCAAAAGTTGGCGCAACGCTGACAGTAATACTTGTCATAACCGGTCAATTGCTGACGGGAGTTGTTTGGGATGCTATCAGTAATGGTGTAGAACTCGCCCCTTTATTGGGTATTTTGTGTATCCTTATGGGAATATTGGTCACTAAGCGCGGACAAGACCAGAAAGCAAACATTAAAGGATAA